A window of the Gossypium hirsutum isolate 1008001.06 chromosome A05, Gossypium_hirsutum_v2.1, whole genome shotgun sequence genome harbors these coding sequences:
- the LOC107960503 gene encoding GDSL esterase/lipase At2g30310, with the protein MSSSKSNLFMVALLLVSMTIINTCGANASTNPKFPAIVIFGDLTVDPGNNNYIDTIFKGNIAPYGINFPGHVPTGRFSDGKLVTDFVASSLGINPFLDPNLSNDDLCTGVSFASADSGYDDLTTLLSMSSRFQGKLRCLKATRANNIIAKALVVVSAGTNDLIFNFFDLPTRRLEFDISGYQSFLLQRLEDFVKQIYDLGCRNIVVAGLPPVGCLPVQMTFRLENPMNRQCLENQNSDARSYNKKLVKLFPKIQVELPRSKLVYTDIYQPLMDMITHPQQYGIVETTVGCCGTGVLGLSLFCNSVI; encoded by the exons ATGTCATCCTCAAAGTCCAACCTCTTCATGGTCGCGCTACTACTAGTCTCGATGACCATCATCAACACCTGCGGTGCCAACGCCAGCACCAACCCAAAGTTCCCTGCCATTGTCATCTTTGGTGACTTAACAGTGGATCCCGGTAACAACAACTATATCGACACAATCTTTAAAGGCAACATAGCCCCATATGGGATAAACTTTCCAGGCCACGTTCCTACAGGCAGGTTTTCAGATGGCAAACTTGTTACGGACTTTGTGGCATCTTCTTTAGGGAtcaat CCTTTCTTGGACCCAAATCTATCAAACGATGACCTCTGCACCGGTGTTAGCTTTGCCTCTGCTGATTCCGGATATGATGATTTAACTACATTGTTGTCCATGTCATCACGGTTTCAAGGCAAGTTGAGATGTTTAAAAGCTACA AGAGCCAACAACATCATTGCTAAGGCTCTGGTGGTAGTCAGTGCAGGAACTAATGACCTTATTTTCAATTTCTTCGATTTACCAACAAGACGGTTGGAGTTCGACATTAGCGGTTACCAAAGTTTTCTGCTACAAAGACTAGAAGACTTTGTTAAG CAAATATATGATTTGGGATGTCGAAACATAGTCGTTGCTGGTTTACCTCCAGTTGGATGCCTGCCGGTTCAAATGACGTTCAGGCTTGAGAATCCAATGAATCGACAATGCTTGGAGAATCAAAACTCAGATGCGCGATCTTATAATAAGAAGCTGGTGAAATTGTTTCCTAAAATACAAGTAGAGCTGCCAAGGTCCAAACTTGTGTATACAGACATTTATCAGCCATTGATGGACATGATCACTCATCCTCAACAATATG GAATTGTAGAAACAACAGTGGGTTGCTGTGGCACTGGTGTCTTGGGGCTTTCATTATTCTGTAACTCGGTGATATAG